Proteins from a genomic interval of Desulfofustis limnaeus:
- a CDS encoding TlpA family protein disulfide reductase, translated as MAKRVVSLLFFSLWICCGVIFTVTPMQSATKMPAFKLEEVATGKKIDSTMFAGKSLLVTFFASWCPPCIQEIPTLIKLQKEYGAKQFSVIGLSVDSEKQVVRDLVSERSINYPVMMADNAITVSFGGVYGVPTSFLVNNKGTVVKRYTGYVPQAVLMRDLEQIID; from the coding sequence ATGGCTAAGCGGGTTGTTTCTCTGCTGTTTTTTTCGCTGTGGATCTGTTGCGGTGTCATCTTCACAGTGACTCCGATGCAGTCTGCGACCAAGATGCCAGCCTTCAAGCTCGAAGAGGTGGCAACCGGGAAAAAAATCGACAGTACCATGTTTGCCGGCAAATCCCTGCTGGTGACGTTTTTCGCCAGTTGGTGTCCACCCTGTATTCAGGAGATTCCGACCCTGATAAAGCTGCAAAAAGAGTACGGCGCGAAACAGTTCTCGGTGATCGGTCTTTCAGTTGATTCGGAAAAACAGGTGGTCCGCGACCTGGTCTCGGAGCGATCGATCAACTACCCGGTGATGATGGCCGACAATGCCATTACCGTCAGTTTCGGCGGGGTCTATGGGGTGCCGACCTCGTTTCTGGTGAATAACAAAGGAACGGTAGTGAAGCGCTATACGGGCTATGTCCCCCAAGCTGTTTTAATGCGTGATCTGGAGCAAATCATCGATTGA
- a CDS encoding SurA N-terminal domain-containing protein, which translates to MTSFSSRTTAPLLAFAALLLTAAVSLISPSTADSEVIDRVIAEVNDDIITTSELDREGQPIFQRVMRESPVEEQATILDQVRRQVLDSLIDRKLIMQEAVKQGIEVSEAEIDATVKEMLAANNLTKEAFVQQLEKNGLDEATYRRNLRVQLLQNKLLMRDVNSKILITDAMVRDFYQNNYTQAVDPDSYYLLQIGISWDQSADANDPAALEKAKQEARRQAERVRDLAINGQDFRDLARRFSDLPSAEEGGDLGSFAHNEMADYMKKAVTGLQPGQISDIVETPFGYQFFQLLAGGEAATVSQAPFDAVQEEIRERLFREAMQKQHRAWMQRLRDTAYIRKS; encoded by the coding sequence ATGACATCGTTTTCTTCCCGAACAACCGCACCGCTTTTGGCTTTCGCAGCACTCCTGCTGACCGCTGCGGTCTCCCTCATCTCCCCATCAACGGCCGACAGCGAGGTGATCGATCGAGTTATCGCCGAGGTGAATGATGATATCATCACCACGTCTGAACTTGACCGGGAAGGACAGCCGATTTTTCAGAGAGTCATGCGGGAATCACCGGTTGAAGAGCAGGCCACCATCCTCGATCAGGTGCGCCGACAAGTGCTCGACTCTCTGATCGACCGCAAGCTGATCATGCAGGAAGCGGTCAAACAAGGTATCGAGGTGAGCGAAGCGGAAATTGACGCCACTGTCAAGGAGATGCTGGCCGCCAACAACCTGACCAAAGAGGCATTTGTGCAGCAGTTGGAAAAGAACGGTCTGGATGAGGCGACCTATCGCCGCAACCTACGAGTACAACTCCTGCAAAACAAACTACTGATGCGGGACGTTAACTCGAAGATCCTGATCACCGACGCCATGGTCAGGGACTTCTATCAGAACAACTACACCCAGGCGGTAGACCCCGATAGCTACTATCTGCTCCAGATTGGCATCAGTTGGGACCAATCAGCCGACGCAAACGACCCGGCCGCCCTGGAAAAAGCGAAACAGGAAGCCCGCCGACAGGCCGAACGGGTTCGCGATCTCGCGATAAATGGCCAGGATTTCCGCGATCTGGCCCGACGCTTCTCTGACCTGCCCTCCGCCGAAGAAGGGGGTGACCTGGGGTCTTTTGCCCACAACGAGATGGCCGATTACATGAAAAAAGCCGTTACCGGCTTGCAGCCTGGACAGATCAGCGATATTGTGGAGACTCCGTTCGGCTATCAATTCTTCCAGTTGCTCGCCGGCGGAGAAGCGGCAACGGTATCCCAGGCCCCGTTTGATGCAGTGCAAGAAGAGATTCGGGAACGACTCTTTCGGGAAGCGATGCAAAAGCAACACCGAGCCTGGATGCAGCGTCTCCGGGACACCGCTTATATCAGGAAATCGTAA
- a CDS encoding helix-turn-helix domain-containing protein encodes MDDRIDMSGHESTGALLRTIRLERSLEISDVAQETRITPDIIRAMEADDYSSLPALAFARGFYGLYATTLGLDPDKIVQRFLEEYRKAEAIPKASGLTPPQWQGRSVGSMASPPSHSFGTYLGIGLLLLLAVLAVISWYTGYNPASQASKWLRGFQDPPAQQSLPADQAQQPAAQGPSQVSPPPSVSSEPAIPIPEPLPPPETQQPVAEGYRYLLVVEFIDTTSMSITVDENPPETVTLAGGTIKTWQASESITLEMPPAAAVRLFLNGIALPLPPASDGTISLTIPEYLLD; translated from the coding sequence ATGGATGACAGGATCGACATGAGCGGCCACGAAAGCACCGGGGCGCTGTTGCGGACAATCCGCCTGGAACGGTCTCTGGAAATCTCCGATGTCGCTCAAGAGACCCGCATCACCCCGGACATTATCAGGGCCATGGAAGCCGACGATTACAGTTCGTTGCCTGCCCTTGCCTTTGCCCGTGGGTTCTATGGGCTCTACGCCACCACCTTGGGGCTGGATCCGGATAAAATCGTACAACGGTTTCTGGAAGAATACCGAAAAGCCGAAGCCATTCCCAAGGCAAGCGGCTTAACCCCACCGCAATGGCAGGGACGTAGCGTCGGCAGCATGGCCTCGCCGCCATCCCACTCCTTTGGCACCTATCTCGGGATCGGGCTACTGCTCCTGCTCGCCGTCCTCGCCGTTATCAGTTGGTACACGGGGTATAACCCGGCCAGCCAGGCAAGCAAATGGCTGCGCGGATTTCAGGATCCGCCGGCGCAGCAGTCACTGCCCGCCGACCAGGCTCAGCAACCGGCCGCCCAGGGGCCAAGCCAGGTGTCACCGCCGCCGAGCGTCTCCAGTGAGCCGGCCATACCGATTCCCGAGCCGCTACCGCCGCCGGAGACGCAACAGCCGGTGGCCGAAGGGTACCGTTATCTGCTCGTAGTCGAGTTCATCGACACCACCTCGATGTCCATCACCGTTGACGAAAATCCGCCGGAAACGGTGACTCTGGCGGGAGGTACCATCAAAACCTGGCAGGCCAGCGAGTCCATCACCTTGGAGATGCCTCCGGCAGCGGCCGTACGGCTCTTTCTCAACGGCATCGCCCTCCCCTTGCCGCCAGCCAGCGACGGCACCATATCCCTCACCATCCCGGAGTATCTGCTCGATTAA
- the recO gene encoding DNA repair protein RecO, whose amino-acid sequence MSRLHSEVPAVVVDSHDYGESDKIITLFCRDQGKLTVIAKGAHRSKKRFVNKLELFSFLQFTCSQSAPGRLPVIIEAELLNGFIGLRTDLNAYRSASIIRELILLASSEKLQDDNLFQLLLWALHSLDQSREPRPVIALFLVKLLDYVGYRPDLSRCQRCGTPWLENHSGRFTPLTGGLTCPTCRPDEDRGGINLSAGAIRTMTLVQQQPPARLNRCKLSGTVLQETLDCLHHYGRHLFQREIHSWKWLPPP is encoded by the coding sequence ATGTCGCGGCTGCATTCCGAGGTACCGGCAGTGGTTGTGGACAGCCACGATTACGGTGAATCGGACAAGATCATCACCCTGTTCTGCCGAGATCAGGGGAAATTGACGGTCATCGCCAAAGGGGCGCATCGCAGCAAAAAGCGCTTTGTCAACAAGCTCGAACTGTTCTCCTTTCTCCAGTTCACCTGTTCGCAGTCGGCCCCGGGAAGGCTGCCGGTCATTATCGAGGCCGAATTGCTCAACGGCTTCATCGGCCTGAGAACCGACCTCAACGCCTATCGCTCGGCTTCGATAATCCGGGAGTTGATCCTGTTGGCCAGCAGCGAGAAGCTGCAGGACGACAACCTCTTTCAATTGCTGCTCTGGGCGCTCCATTCGCTCGACCAAAGCCGAGAACCTCGCCCAGTGATCGCGCTGTTCCTCGTCAAGCTTCTGGACTACGTCGGGTATCGGCCTGATCTTTCCCGTTGCCAGCGCTGCGGAACTCCCTGGCTGGAGAATCATTCCGGCCGGTTCACCCCGCTCACCGGCGGGCTCACCTGCCCCACCTGTCGGCCTGACGAAGACCGCGGCGGCATCAACCTATCCGCCGGGGCGATTCGCACCATGACCCTGGTTCAACAACAACCGCCGGCCCGCCTAAACCGCTGCAAGTTGTCGGGCACCGTCCTCCAGGAGACACTGGACTGCCTGCATCACTATGGCAGACATCTTTTTCAACGAGAGATCCACTCATGGAAATGGCTGCCCCCGCCATAA
- a CDS encoding biotin--[acetyl-CoA-carboxylase] ligase has product MASFDHVSAARLKTHIDEVELPLRRSGAHAESAAEILRYGAFIGSEVHCHASLDRTMVRARRAINQLEEAGRSIRSGTTIIAASLTGSKGRFTRHWHAPPGGLWGTVILVNTLLPRFRNLLPQTVGVACCEAVRRYGVPATIRWINDVLVDERKIAGFLCESFTGERSGEEYCLLGFGINVNNEQFPHELRDSAASVSMVAGRSVDLTRFACDFLAALAFQVGLLHYHETRVLRQETEEHPHPLLLLWRELSDSIGRPVVYGFDVVARPQYRARTVEVTNDGGLRLRLEDGREIVEYSGEIRYL; this is encoded by the coding sequence ATGGCGTCGTTTGACCACGTGAGTGCGGCCCGGCTCAAAACCCACATCGACGAAGTCGAACTGCCGTTACGGCGCAGCGGCGCCCACGCCGAATCCGCCGCCGAGATCCTCCGCTACGGTGCTTTCATCGGCTCCGAAGTCCACTGCCACGCCTCGCTGGATCGGACGATGGTTCGGGCCCGGCGGGCAATCAACCAACTGGAGGAGGCGGGTCGTTCCATCCGCTCCGGTACCACTATCATCGCCGCTTCCTTGACCGGCTCGAAAGGGAGATTTACCCGCCACTGGCATGCTCCGCCGGGCGGCTTGTGGGGAACGGTGATCCTGGTTAACACCCTGTTGCCCCGTTTCCGTAATCTGCTGCCGCAGACGGTCGGCGTCGCCTGCTGCGAAGCCGTCCGTCGTTACGGTGTGCCGGCCACCATCCGCTGGATCAACGACGTTCTGGTCGACGAGCGCAAGATTGCCGGGTTTCTCTGCGAAAGCTTCACCGGTGAGCGCTCGGGAGAAGAGTATTGTCTGCTCGGTTTCGGCATCAACGTCAACAACGAGCAGTTTCCTCACGAACTGCGAGACAGTGCCGCTTCAGTGAGCATGGTGGCCGGAAGATCTGTTGATCTGACTCGGTTCGCTTGTGATTTTCTGGCGGCGCTTGCTTTCCAGGTTGGCCTCCTCCATTATCACGAGACGCGCGTATTGCGCCAGGAAACGGAGGAGCACCCTCATCCCCTGCTGCTGCTGTGGCGAGAGTTGAGCGACTCCATCGGACGCCCGGTGGTCTATGGCTTCGATGTCGTCGCTCGGCCGCAGTACCGGGCCCGTACGGTCGAGGTGACGAATGACGGCGGCTTGCGCTTGCGGCTCGAGGATGGCCGTGAGATTGTCGAATACAGCGGAGAAATCCGCTACCTGTGA